In Mercurialis annua linkage group LG6, ddMerAnnu1.2, whole genome shotgun sequence, the following are encoded in one genomic region:
- the LOC126653824 gene encoding uncharacterized protein LOC126653824 — protein MVSNSTSLLTISTHNSISSPLLFPNEPLLKHSSLPSLRFKNDTGFNSHHLLPKRCNLFSLPALKKSPTKNSTATLVEMSDLDDDFDDELDAFDDDFVDDGDGDDEEEGAFLPLGKMQKWLENKPSGFGVGKVYDTPIEDKLLEEIEQSRKAQAVNLDNLKNKAVPKNQNQSNKVVEVVDSSGVLVRVLNLPKKKNVHRDLQLAFKDVYGVVKIVPAVTGNKKTKDPVCKGFAFVDFKSEEDANRFVQQFSGQSILFGKIQKQIKCVTEKSHSSKSSDDKSAGSFSSGSKLTVLASEEDTNANFNIDNSSVEETSSDVPDTDEISTTKFEDVTDSVESLSISEVDNDDSMQPESGSLSQTKQNKRQATEKKTTVKDKKEKVPKKKIPGSAKRLMMKEKAVLTDVFSKYGSQSVPASVEKS, from the exons ATGGTGAGCAACTCAACATCTCTGCTCACAATCTCTACGCACAATTCAATTTCTTCTCCTCTTCTGTTCCCAAATGAACCTCTTCTCAAACACTCCTCACTCCCATCTCTCCGTTTCAAAAACGACACCGGTTTCAATTCTCACCATCTCTTACCCAAACGATGCAATCTTTTCTCTCTTCCCGCCCTCAAAAAATCCCCCACAAAAAATTCCACTGCTACCCTCGTGGAAATGAGCGACTTGGACGACGATTTTGACGATGAACTTGACGCTTTTGATGACGATTTCGTTGACGACGGCGACGgcgatgatgaagaagaaggggCATTTTTGCCATTAGGTAAAATGCAAAAATGGCTGGAGAATAAACCAAGTGGGTTCGGTGTTGGGAAAGTGTACGATACGCCCATTGAAGATAAACTGCTTGAAGAAATTGAACAGAGTAGAAAAGCTCAAGCTGTTAATTTAGATAACCTTAAGAATAAAGCTGTGCCCAAGAATCAAAATCAAAGCAATAAag TGGTTGAAGTGGTTGATTCGAGCGGTGTTCTTGTGCGGGTTTTGAATCTGCCGAAGAAAAAGAATGTTCATAGAGATTTGCAGTTGGCGTTCAAGGATGTTTATGGTGTTGTTAAGATAGTCCCGGCTGTTACTGGGAATAAGAAGACCAAGGACCCGGTTTGCAAGGGTTTTGCTTTTGTTGATTTCAAATCTGAGGAGGATGCTAATAG GTTTGTGCAACAATTTTCAGGACAAAGTATATTATTCGGCAAAATTCAAAAGCAGATAAAATGTGTAACGGAAAAATCACACTCTTCCAAATCTTCTGATGATAAATCAGCAGGCAGCTTCAGCTCTGGTTCAAAATTGACAGTACTTGCTTCAGAAGAAGACACAAATGCTAATTTTAATATCGATAATTCATCCGTTGAAGAAACTTCATCTGATGTACCTGATACAGATGAAATCAGTACAACAAAATTTGAAGATGTAACTGATAGTGTCGAATCTTTGAGCATATCAGAGGTGGATAATGATGATAGCATGCAACCTGAAAGTGGTTCATTATCCCAgacgaaacaaaataaacgaCAAGCTACTGAGAAAAAGACCACTGTGaaagataaaaaagaaaaggtTCCGAAGAAGAAAATTCCGGGATCTGCAAAGAG GTTAATGATGAAGGAGAAAGCTGTGCTGACTGATGTATTCAGTAAATACGGATCACAATCTGTTCCGGCATCAGTCGAAAAGAGCTAA